The following are encoded together in the Actinomycetes bacterium genome:
- a CDS encoding ferritin-like domain-containing protein codes for MTSPAPTTTSGPVVDVVEVLQEALAAEHAVVYGYGVAGARLAGRDRDRALRAYDRHRAQRDELVRVVAGRGGDPVAPAAAYALPHPVEDARDALALVTLLEERLAAVWADAVLELRGDLQQRAAEGLRGAAVAAALWRRGSVPFPGLPERAG; via the coding sequence GTGACCTCGCCCGCACCTACCACGACGTCCGGCCCGGTCGTCGACGTGGTCGAGGTGCTGCAGGAGGCCCTCGCGGCCGAGCACGCCGTGGTCTACGGCTACGGCGTCGCGGGCGCCCGGCTGGCGGGCCGCGACCGCGACCGGGCGCTGCGCGCGTACGACCGGCACCGCGCGCAGCGCGACGAGCTGGTGCGGGTCGTGGCCGGTCGGGGCGGCGACCCGGTGGCACCGGCCGCGGCGTACGCCCTCCCGCACCCGGTCGAGGACGCCCGCGACGCGCTCGCGCTTGTCACGCTGCTCGAGGAGCGTCTCGCGGCGGTCTGGGCCGACGCGGTGCTCGAGCTCCGCGGCGACCTGCAGCAGCGAGCCGCCGAGGGGCTGCGGGGGGCGGCGGTCGCCGCCGCGCTGTGGCGACGCGGCAGCGTGCCGTTCCCCGGCCTCCCAGAGCGCGCGGGCTGA
- a CDS encoding TSUP family transporter, with the protein MPDLHVVLLLVAAAAAAGWFDAVSGGGGLVQLPALLLLLPGASPAQVLATNKLSGVCGTSVAAGTYYRRVHPDLRTALPMAGVAFVGAAAGAACASLMPEELFRPLVLVLLVAVGSYVLTHPTVGDEQRLRWDGRKHHLAAAAGGLGIGFYDGIFGPGTGAFLVFLFVSLLGYAFLQASAKARIVNLATNLGALLVFIPQGAPLWRLGLLMGAANIAGGWLGAHTAIRRGGRFVRVVFLVVVGGLVVRLGVDVVRDAVS; encoded by the coding sequence GTGCCCGACCTCCACGTCGTCCTCCTGCTGGTGGCGGCCGCCGCCGCGGCCGGCTGGTTCGACGCTGTCTCGGGCGGCGGCGGGCTGGTGCAGCTGCCGGCCCTGCTCCTGCTGCTCCCCGGGGCGTCGCCGGCCCAGGTCCTCGCGACCAACAAGCTGTCAGGCGTCTGCGGCACCTCGGTCGCGGCGGGCACCTACTACCGGCGGGTGCACCCGGACCTGAGGACCGCGCTGCCGATGGCCGGCGTCGCGTTCGTCGGGGCGGCCGCCGGTGCGGCGTGCGCGTCGCTGATGCCGGAGGAGCTGTTCCGCCCCCTCGTGCTGGTGCTGCTCGTCGCGGTCGGGTCGTACGTCCTCACGCACCCGACGGTCGGCGACGAGCAGCGGCTGCGCTGGGACGGGCGGAAGCACCACCTCGCCGCCGCGGCCGGCGGCCTGGGCATCGGCTTCTACGACGGCATCTTCGGGCCGGGCACCGGCGCCTTCCTGGTCTTCCTCTTCGTCTCCCTGCTCGGCTACGCCTTCCTGCAGGCGTCGGCCAAGGCACGCATCGTCAACCTGGCCACCAACCTCGGGGCCTTGCTGGTCTTCATCCCGCAGGGAGCGCCGCTGTGGCGGCTCGGCCTGCTGATGGGCGCGGCCAACATCGCCGGCGGCTGGCTCGGCGCGCACACGGCGATCCGGCGCGGCGGCCGCTTCGTCCGGGTGGTCTTCCTGGTGGTGGTCGGCGGCCTCGTGGTGCGGCTCGGGGTCGACGTGGTGCGGGACGCGGTGTCGTGA
- a CDS encoding HAD family hydrolase, whose translation MSGGTSGHRTVDAVVFDWGGTLTPWHTIDLREQWLHYAEVYDPAHADELSARILSAEDAAWQAGREHQRSATLDQIFRGVGVDVDSDRHRDGLAAYHRWWEPHTHTDPDVPPLLAGLRDRGIKVGVLSNTLWTREHHEAVFRRDGVLDLVDGAVYSSEIPWTKPHPHAFRAALDAVGVDDPARAVFVGDRPFDDIHGAKEAGLRAVLVPHSAIPDSQKGHVEGEPDAVVDRLGDVLAVVDRWNA comes from the coding sequence GTGAGCGGGGGCACCAGCGGTCACCGCACGGTCGACGCGGTCGTCTTCGACTGGGGCGGCACCCTGACGCCCTGGCACACGATCGACCTGCGCGAGCAGTGGCTGCACTACGCCGAGGTCTACGACCCCGCCCACGCCGACGAGCTGTCGGCCCGGATCCTCTCCGCCGAGGACGCCGCCTGGCAGGCCGGCCGCGAGCACCAGCGTTCGGCGACCCTCGACCAGATCTTCCGCGGCGTGGGGGTCGACGTCGACAGCGACCGGCACCGTGACGGGCTGGCCGCCTACCACCGCTGGTGGGAGCCGCACACGCACACCGACCCCGACGTGCCCCCGCTCCTCGCCGGGCTGCGGGACCGAGGCATCAAGGTGGGCGTCCTGTCCAACACGCTCTGGACCCGCGAGCACCACGAGGCGGTGTTCCGCCGCGACGGCGTGCTCGACCTGGTCGACGGCGCTGTCTACTCCAGCGAGATCCCGTGGACCAAGCCGCACCCGCACGCCTTCCGTGCCGCGCTCGACGCCGTGGGCGTCGACGACCCGGCCCGTGCGGTGTTCGTCGGCGACCGGCCCTTCGACGACATCCACGGGGCGAAGGAGGCCGGGCTGCGCGCGGTCCTCGTCCCGCACAGCGCCATCCCGGACTCGCAGAAGGGGCACGTCGAGGGAGAGCCGGACGCCGTCGTCGACAGGCTCGGCGACGTGCTCGCCGTCGTCGACCGCTGGAACGCCTGA
- the rimP gene encoding ribosome maturation factor RimP codes for MARPADRDSLLALLGPVVSECGLDLEDVVMTPAGRRRLLRVVVDRDGGLELDAVAEVSTAVSRVLDESDVMGATPYVLEVTSPGVDRPLTERRHWRRNLRRLVTVTTAEATSLDGRLAEVDDDGIAVETDGTVTRLGWDRVDRGRVRVEFNRREEG; via the coding sequence ATGGCGCGTCCCGCGGACCGCGACTCCCTCCTCGCGCTGCTCGGCCCCGTCGTCTCCGAGTGCGGGCTGGACCTGGAGGACGTCGTCATGACGCCGGCCGGCCGCCGCCGGCTGCTGCGCGTCGTCGTCGACCGGGACGGCGGGCTCGAGCTCGACGCGGTGGCCGAGGTGAGCACCGCGGTCTCCCGGGTCCTCGACGAGAGCGACGTGATGGGCGCGACGCCGTACGTCCTCGAGGTGACCTCACCGGGCGTCGACCGGCCGCTCACCGAGCGCCGGCACTGGCGCCGCAACCTGCGCCGCCTGGTCACCGTGACCACCGCCGAGGCGACCAGCCTCGACGGCCGGCTGGCCGAGGTGGACGACGACGGCATCGCGGTCGAGACCGACGGCACCGTCACCCGGCTCGGGTGGGACCGGGTCGACCGGGGTCGGGTCCGGGTGGAGTTCAACCGGCGGGAGGAGGGCTGA
- the nusA gene encoding transcription termination factor NusA, with protein sequence MDIDMTALRALEREKEISFPLLVEAIESALLVAYQRTEGHQPVARVELDRKSGHVTVWAAETDDEGSVLREWDDTPTGFGRIAATTAKQVILQRLRDAEDEQTFGEFAGKEGDIVSGVIQQGKDARNVYVDLGRVEAVLPPPEQVPGESYEHGERLRCYVVQVRKGMRGPSITLSRTHPNLVRKLFALEVPEIADGTVEIAAVAREAGHRTKIAVRTTRPGVNAKGSCIGPMGARARAVMAELHGEKIDIVDWSEDPATFLAQALQPARVNEVQIVDLAARSARIIVPDYQLSLAIGKEGQNARLAARLTGWRIDIRPDVERPDPGAPAPAGGDG encoded by the coding sequence ATGGACATCGACATGACCGCGCTGCGCGCGCTCGAGCGCGAGAAGGAGATCTCCTTCCCGCTGCTCGTCGAGGCCATCGAGTCGGCGCTGCTCGTCGCCTACCAGCGGACCGAGGGTCACCAGCCGGTCGCGCGGGTCGAGCTGGACCGCAAGTCGGGTCACGTCACCGTGTGGGCCGCCGAGACCGACGACGAGGGCAGCGTCCTGCGTGAGTGGGACGACACGCCGACCGGCTTCGGGCGGATCGCGGCCACCACGGCCAAGCAGGTGATCCTGCAGCGGCTGCGCGACGCCGAGGACGAGCAGACGTTCGGGGAGTTCGCCGGCAAGGAGGGCGACATCGTGTCCGGCGTCATCCAGCAGGGCAAGGACGCCCGCAACGTCTACGTCGACCTCGGCCGGGTCGAGGCTGTGCTGCCGCCGCCGGAGCAGGTGCCCGGGGAGTCCTACGAGCACGGCGAGCGGCTGCGCTGCTACGTCGTGCAGGTGCGCAAGGGCATGCGCGGGCCGTCGATCACGCTGTCGCGCACCCATCCCAACCTGGTGCGCAAGCTGTTCGCGCTCGAGGTGCCGGAGATCGCCGACGGGACCGTCGAGATCGCGGCGGTCGCACGCGAGGCGGGTCACCGCACCAAGATCGCCGTACGCACCACGCGACCCGGTGTCAACGCCAAGGGGTCCTGCATCGGACCCATGGGTGCCCGGGCGCGTGCCGTCATGGCCGAGCTGCACGGCGAGAAGATCGACATCGTCGACTGGTCCGAGGACCCGGCCACCTTCCTGGCCCAGGCGCTCCAGCCGGCGCGGGTCAACGAGGTGCAGATCGTCGACCTCGCGGCCCGGTCGGCGCGGATCATCGTGCCGGACTACCAGCTGTCGCTGGCGATCGGCAAGGAGGGCCAGAACGCACGGCTGGCCGCGCGGCTCACCGGCTGGCGGATCGACATCCGGCCCGACGTCGAGCGGCCGGACCCGGGTGCTCCCGCCCCTGCCGGGGGCGACGGCTGA
- a CDS encoding aminoglycoside phosphotransferase family protein, whose amino-acid sequence MTGETTAGGGFELPAELARASALDRHDRRRDWVARLPSIVPALADRWGLTLGRPFQPGGQGSWTAPAVDAAGRDLVLKAGWTHDEGTHEAAALRLWDGRGAVRLHDDHVDGDTTALLLERARPGVELGRSLPETEQDAVVAGLLREMWVPPPAEHPFRPLAEMCDLWADEAEETPPSDLDPGLFRAGVELFRSLPRDPRPDEDVLLFTDLHGGNVLSAQRRPWLVIDPKPYVGDRCYDPLQHLFNCLGRVEADPDAMARRTAGLCDVDLGRLRLWFFARWVVEASWAQPDEQPGLLAVARDLAP is encoded by the coding sequence GTGACCGGCGAGACAACCGCCGGCGGCGGGTTCGAGCTGCCTGCCGAGCTCGCCCGCGCTTCGGCGCTGGACCGGCACGACCGGCGCCGCGACTGGGTGGCCCGGCTGCCGAGCATCGTGCCGGCGCTGGCCGACCGGTGGGGGCTGACCCTCGGGCGGCCGTTCCAGCCCGGCGGTCAGGGGTCGTGGACCGCCCCGGCCGTCGACGCCGCGGGCCGCGACCTGGTGCTCAAGGCGGGCTGGACGCACGACGAGGGCACCCACGAGGCGGCGGCGCTCCGGCTCTGGGACGGCCGCGGCGCCGTCCGGCTGCACGACGACCACGTGGACGGGGACACGACGGCGCTGCTGCTCGAGCGGGCGCGCCCCGGCGTCGAGCTGGGCCGGTCGCTGCCGGAGACCGAGCAGGACGCGGTGGTCGCCGGGCTGCTCCGCGAGATGTGGGTCCCGCCGCCGGCCGAACACCCGTTCCGCCCGCTCGCCGAGATGTGCGACCTGTGGGCCGACGAGGCGGAGGAGACTCCTCCCTCCGATCTCGACCCCGGCCTGTTCCGGGCGGGCGTCGAGCTGTTCCGCAGCCTGCCGCGTGACCCCCGGCCCGACGAGGACGTGCTGCTGTTCACCGACCTGCACGGCGGCAACGTGCTGTCCGCGCAGAGGCGGCCGTGGCTGGTGATCGATCCCAAGCCCTACGTCGGCGACCGCTGCTACGACCCGCTGCAGCACCTGTTCAACTGCCTCGGCCGGGTGGAGGCCGACCCCGACGCGATGGCGCGGCGGACGGCCGGGCTGTGCGACGTCGACCTGGGTCGGCTCCGGCTCTGGTTCTTCGCCCGCTGGGTGGTCGAGGCCTCGTGGGCGCAGCCGGACGAGCAGCCGGGCCTGCTCGCCGTGGCCCGCGACCTCGCCCCGTAG
- a CDS encoding proline--tRNA ligase, whose product MLLRMSTLFLRTLREDPADAEVPSHRLLVRAGYIRRAAPGGYTWLPLGWRVLRNIEGVIREEMDAMGAQEVHFPALLPKEPYDRSNRWTEYGDDVFRLKDRKGADFMLGPTHEEFFTLLVKDLYSSYKDLPLWIYQIQTKFRDEARPRAGLLRGREFVMKDSYSFDVDDAGLDRSYLAHREAYVRIFDRLGLDYVIVSAMSGAMGGSKSEEFLTPAAVGEDTYVRCTTCDYAANVEALRTLVPPARPYDDVPEAHVEDTPDTPTIDTLVALANAREDLRRDDREWTGADTLKNVLVKLRQPDGKTGLHAIGLPGDREVDAKRLEAVSLPAVVEPFVDEDFAQNPGLVRGYIGPAALGADKPAGVRYLLDPRVVEGTRWITGADEPGRHVFDLVAGRDFSGDGVIEVADVREGDPCPNDDGGTLVPARGIEMGHIFQLGRKYAEALDLKVLDENGKQVVVTMGSYGIGPSRAVAAIAEATLDDLGLCWPREVAPCDVHLVAAGKDDAIFDATQRLADDLVAQGLEVLYDDRRSVSAGVKFKDAELLGMPTIVVVGKGLADGVVEVRDRRSGARSDVPVGDAVTHVLAAARS is encoded by the coding sequence ATGCTGCTTCGGATGTCGACCCTGTTCCTCCGCACCCTGCGAGAGGACCCGGCCGACGCTGAGGTGCCGTCGCACCGGCTGCTCGTCCGGGCCGGCTACATCCGCCGGGCCGCGCCGGGCGGCTACACCTGGCTGCCACTGGGCTGGCGGGTGCTGCGCAACATCGAGGGCGTCATCCGCGAGGAGATGGACGCCATGGGGGCACAGGAGGTGCACTTCCCGGCCCTGCTGCCCAAGGAGCCCTACGACCGGAGCAACCGCTGGACGGAGTACGGCGACGACGTCTTCCGGCTCAAGGACCGCAAGGGCGCTGACTTCATGCTCGGCCCGACGCACGAGGAGTTCTTCACCCTGCTGGTGAAGGACCTGTACTCGTCGTACAAGGACCTGCCGCTGTGGATCTACCAGATCCAGACCAAGTTCCGTGACGAGGCCCGGCCCCGCGCCGGCCTGCTGCGTGGCCGCGAGTTCGTCATGAAGGACTCCTACTCCTTCGACGTCGACGACGCGGGTCTCGACCGGTCCTACCTCGCGCACCGCGAGGCCTACGTCCGCATCTTCGACCGGCTCGGCCTGGACTACGTCATCGTCTCGGCGATGTCGGGGGCGATGGGCGGCTCCAAGAGCGAGGAGTTCCTCACCCCGGCCGCTGTCGGCGAGGACACCTACGTGCGGTGCACGACGTGCGACTACGCGGCCAACGTGGAGGCGCTGCGCACCCTCGTGCCGCCGGCCCGGCCGTACGACGACGTCCCCGAAGCCCACGTCGAGGACACGCCCGACACCCCGACGATCGACACCCTGGTGGCGCTCGCCAACGCGCGCGAGGATCTGCGCCGCGACGACCGGGAGTGGACCGGCGCCGACACCCTGAAGAACGTCCTGGTCAAGCTGCGCCAGCCCGACGGGAAGACCGGGCTGCACGCCATCGGGCTGCCCGGCGACCGCGAGGTGGACGCCAAGCGGCTCGAGGCGGTCAGCCTGCCGGCCGTCGTCGAGCCCTTCGTCGACGAGGACTTCGCGCAGAACCCCGGCCTGGTCCGGGGCTACATCGGGCCTGCCGCGCTCGGCGCCGACAAGCCGGCCGGCGTGCGCTACCTGCTCGACCCGCGGGTCGTCGAGGGCACCCGGTGGATCACCGGTGCCGACGAGCCGGGCCGCCACGTCTTCGACCTGGTCGCCGGCCGCGACTTCTCCGGTGACGGCGTGATCGAGGTGGCCGACGTCCGCGAGGGCGACCCCTGCCCCAACGACGACGGCGGCACCCTGGTGCCGGCCCGGGGCATCGAGATGGGCCACATCTTCCAGCTCGGCCGCAAGTACGCCGAGGCGCTCGACCTCAAGGTGCTCGACGAGAACGGCAAGCAGGTCGTCGTGACGATGGGCTCCTACGGCATCGGCCCGTCGCGCGCGGTCGCGGCCATCGCCGAGGCGACGCTCGACGACCTCGGGCTGTGCTGGCCCCGCGAGGTCGCGCCGTGCGACGTGCATCTGGTCGCCGCCGGCAAGGACGACGCGATCTTCGACGCGACCCAGCGCCTCGCCGACGACCTCGTCGCCCAGGGGCTCGAGGTCCTCTACGACGACCGGCGCTCGGTCTCGGCAGGCGTGAAGTTCAAGGACGCGGAGCTGCTCGGGATGCCGACGATCGTCGTGGTCGGCAAGGGGCTGGCCGACGGCGTCGTCGAGGTGCGGGACCGGCGCTCCGGCGCGCGCAGCGACGTCCCGGTCGGCGACGCGGTCACCCACGTGCTCGCCGCTGCCCGGTCGTGA